From a region of the Macrobrachium nipponense isolate FS-2020 chromosome 3, ASM1510439v2, whole genome shotgun sequence genome:
- the LOC135222319 gene encoding uncharacterized protein LOC135222319, producing MKSEIAKLHHQNEEVMAEHQHLDDDLKWAVYEGKRMQKLNNDLMEELEFLEKKMRGGKDNSKLGGENSRLQEEADEKLPGNNFTEEIISEGERAKQLLQDALHYRREIEGLFEAEQKRRKEMENSLRVLKEELDNRDLQIERFLNEERKLISEKEDLEEKLYIALNHGNELNSLLEEAAMRKAKKIANELEEEVQKRETQIRHLLGQGERLQGRTAATWKRM from the exons ATGAAGAGTGAAATTGCAAAGTTGCATCATCAAAATGAAGAAGTCATGGCTGAACACCAGCACTTGGATGATGACCTAAAATGGGCTGTATACGAAGGAAAGAGGATGCAGAAATTAAATAACGATCTTATGGAGGAATTAGAGTTTCTGGAGAAGAAAATGCGAGGAGGAAAGGATAATAGCA AGTTAGGAGGGGAGAATTCCAGGCTCCAGGAAGAGGCAGACGAAAAACTGCCTGGAAATAACTTCACTGAAGAAATCATTAGTGAAGGAGAAAGAGCAAAACAGCTTTTACAGGATGCTCTCCATTATAGGAGGGAGATTGAAGGCTTGTTTGAGGCAGAacagaagagaaggaaggagatgGAGAATTCCCTCAGAGTCTTAAAAGAAGAGCTCGACAACAGGGACCTCCAAATAGAAAGATTCTtaaatgaggaaagaaaattaatatctgAAAAAGAGGACCTAGAAGAGAAGCTATACATCGCTCTTAATCACGGGAATGAACTGAACAGCTTGCTGGAGGAAGCAGCGATGAGGAAGgccaaaaaaattgctaatgaATTAGAGGAAGAGGTCCAGAAAAGGGAGACCCAAATACGCCATTTGTTAGGCCAAGGAGAAAGACTCCAGGGAAGAACTGCAGCAACTTGGAAAAGAATGTGA